CATCTGACTCAAACAGAGAAAAGTCTTCCCTTTATTTATCCCTTTTGAACGCAAATCTAAAAGAGTTTGAAGATACATTAAAATCAATATTTTCATCAATCCCTTACAATAATTACAGCAACAATTTCATTCAAAATTATGAAGGTTTTTATGCAAGTGTTGTTTATATTTATTTGCAGTCATTGGGACTTGAGATAAT
Above is a genomic segment from Deferrivibrio essentukiensis containing:
- a CDS encoding PD-(D/E)XK nuclease domain-containing protein — translated: SDSNREKSSLYLSLLNANLKEFEDTLKSIFSSIPYNNYSNNFIQNYEGFYASVVYIYLQSLGLEIIGEDVTNKGRIDLTVFIGDKIYIIEFKVDAKKGEALKQIKKKNYAQKYLNKSS